A DNA window from Hydrogenophaga taeniospiralis contains the following coding sequences:
- a CDS encoding DUF4863 family protein, with amino-acid sequence MNPDAFKTLLQDVTRQIGDRALDAPLQAWLNHELGAASPTYRELKAACEQGVAEGWLCQREGGGLRYGRIFKPDDALHRFSVDVVDMNSLAGPHHAHPLGEIDLIMPLDDTATFDGRGAGWLVYGPGSAHSPTVAGGRALVLYLLPEGRIEFTQ; translated from the coding sequence GTGAACCCCGATGCATTCAAGACCCTGCTGCAAGACGTGACGCGACAGATCGGCGACCGTGCGCTCGACGCCCCGCTACAGGCGTGGCTCAACCATGAACTGGGCGCCGCCTCGCCCACCTACCGCGAACTCAAGGCCGCGTGCGAACAAGGGGTGGCCGAGGGCTGGCTCTGCCAGCGCGAAGGGGGCGGCCTCAGGTACGGACGGATCTTCAAACCCGACGACGCCCTGCACCGCTTTTCGGTGGACGTGGTGGACATGAACAGCCTCGCCGGCCCCCACCATGCGCACCCCCTGGGGGAAATCGATCTGATCATGCCGCTGGACGACACGGCCACCTTCGACGGTCGCGGCGCGGGCTGGCTGGTCTATGGCCCGGGCTCGGCGCACTCGCCCACCGTGGCCGGCGGTCGCGCCCTGGTCCTGTACCTGCTGCCCGAAGGCCGCATCGAATTC